In Planctomycetia bacterium, a single genomic region encodes these proteins:
- the tssF gene encoding type VI secretion system baseplate subunit TssF: protein MSESLYGYYERELVFIRQFAQDFAARYPAAAGRLLLEPTQSGDPHVERLIESFALLAARIHHKLDDEFPELTDALLSVVYPHYLAPIPSMSIVQFELDAARGQLPEGFLINRHSQLRTAPVNGTRCRFRTGYPVTLWPLKLVQASLETPPFPRELSPPRRTAAALRLQFECQPGAKFSDLSLDRLRLFLYGDNHVTSSLYELIFNHTTQVLFRSLDAGSELPSVTLSPEQALHQVGFGLDEGLLEYPPQSFLGYRMLSEFFAFREKFLFVDVDGWRQVCKSGYQKKLELVLFLNQQNNRLAEWIDASTFQMHCTPVVNLFEQTAEPVLLTQRKHEYRVVPDVAQPLGTEVYAVNELVSIDPVTSAVKQFHPFYSFHHASRRRDGQAFWYTDRRPSNLPDDRGTDVYLHLVDLDFQPTLPAESTLVVRTTCTNRDLPAQLQFAGERLYFELDGAAPLSGIRCLKAPTLPLRPPHREGRYWGLMSHLSLNYLSLSDPVQGREALCEILRLYDFSDPNAGQQQLADVTRQMIEGVSAIHTRRVIGRAGGDFAGGFCRGVEVTVEFDEQKYVGTGIFLFASVLERFLGLYAAVNSFTQLVGKTTQSDQPFKRWPRRAGEQALV, encoded by the coding sequence ATGTCCGAATCCCTCTACGGCTACTACGAACGCGAGTTGGTGTTTATTCGCCAGTTCGCGCAGGATTTCGCGGCGCGGTATCCCGCGGCGGCCGGGCGGTTGTTGCTGGAGCCCACGCAAAGCGGCGATCCGCACGTGGAGCGGTTGATCGAGTCGTTCGCGCTGTTGGCGGCGCGGATTCATCACAAGCTGGACGACGAATTCCCGGAGTTGACCGACGCGCTGTTGAGTGTCGTCTACCCGCACTACCTGGCGCCAATTCCGTCGATGTCGATCGTCCAATTCGAGTTGGACGCCGCCCGCGGGCAGTTGCCGGAAGGCTTTCTGATCAATCGCCACAGTCAATTGCGCACCGCGCCGGTGAATGGTACGCGTTGCCGGTTCCGTACCGGGTACCCGGTTACGCTCTGGCCGTTGAAGCTGGTGCAAGCGTCGCTGGAAACACCGCCGTTTCCGCGCGAGTTGTCGCCGCCGCGCCGCACCGCCGCGGCGCTGCGATTGCAGTTCGAGTGCCAGCCGGGCGCGAAGTTTTCGGACCTCTCGTTGGACCGGCTGCGGTTGTTCCTGTACGGCGACAACCATGTGACATCGTCGCTCTACGAACTGATCTTCAATCACACCACGCAGGTGCTGTTCCGTTCGTTGGACGCCGGCAGCGAACTGCCGAGCGTCACGCTCAGCCCGGAGCAAGCCTTGCACCAGGTGGGCTTCGGGCTCGACGAAGGGCTGCTGGAGTATCCGCCGCAGAGCTTTCTCGGCTACCGAATGCTCAGCGAGTTCTTCGCTTTCCGGGAAAAATTTCTGTTCGTCGATGTCGACGGTTGGCGTCAGGTTTGCAAGTCAGGCTATCAGAAGAAGCTCGAACTGGTCCTGTTCCTGAATCAACAGAACAATCGCCTGGCGGAGTGGATCGACGCCTCGACGTTTCAGATGCATTGCACGCCGGTGGTGAACCTCTTTGAGCAGACCGCCGAGCCGGTGCTGTTGACACAACGCAAGCACGAATACCGGGTCGTGCCGGACGTGGCTCAGCCGTTGGGCACCGAAGTCTATGCGGTCAACGAGTTGGTGAGCATCGACCCGGTCACGTCGGCGGTGAAACAATTTCATCCGTTCTATTCGTTCCATCACGCGTCGCGCCGCCGCGATGGCCAGGCGTTCTGGTATACCGATCGACGCCCGTCGAACTTGCCGGACGACCGCGGCACCGACGTGTACTTGCACCTGGTAGATCTCGACTTTCAGCCCACATTGCCGGCGGAGTCGACGCTCGTCGTGCGCACGACGTGTACGAATCGCGACCTCCCGGCGCAGTTGCAGTTTGCTGGCGAGCGGCTGTACTTCGAATTGGATGGCGCCGCGCCGCTCTCGGGCATTCGTTGCCTCAAGGCGCCGACGTTGCCGCTACGGCCGCCGCATCGCGAAGGCCGCTATTGGGGATTAATGTCGCACCTCTCGCTGAACTACCTGTCGCTCTCCGATCCCGTGCAGGGGCGCGAAGCGCTCTGCGAAATCCTCCGACTCTACGACTTTAGTGATCCCAACGCCGGCCAACAGCAACTGGCGGACGTCACGCGACAAATGATCGAAGGCGTTTCGGCGATTCACACGCGTCGCGTCATCGGCCGCGCCGGCGGCGACTTCGCCGGCGGATTCTGCCGTGGCGTCGAAGTCACGGTCGAATTCGACGAACAAAAATACGTCGGCACCGGTATCTTTCTGTTCGCTTCCGTGCTCGAGCGCTTTCTGGGGCTTTACGCCGCCGTGAATTCGTTCACTCAATTGGTCGGCAAAACCACGCAATCTGATCAACCCTTCAAGCGCTGGCCCCGCCGGGCTGGGGAGCAAGCGCTGGTCTAG
- a CDS encoding FAD-dependent oxidoreductase — protein MRRREFHQLAVAGAFACAGIVPRQILGAERELGADLAIVGGGVGGCAAALAAARAGLRVVMTEETDWIGGQLTQQAVPPDEHPWIESFGCTRSYRQFRDFVRDYYRRHYPLTPDAYARVRLNPGNGGVSRLCHEPQVALAVLEEMLAPHVSSGRLRILLNHEPISAEVDGDRVRAIQVRDRDSGDLRTLVAPYFIDATELGDLLPLANVEHVVGAESQAETGEPHAAATADPLNQQAITCCFAMDYLDGEDHTIERPAEYAFWRDYSPELRPAWPGKLLSLACSDPKTLEVRRTGFNPAGDTDGMNFWVYRRIADPVNFAAGTYGGGVTLVNWPMNDYWLGPLVGVPANERANHIRRAKQLSLSLIYWLQTEAPRPDGGTGWKGLRLREDLVGTSDGLAKYPYIRESRRIRAEFTALEQHVGADARMKETGLPAESVSAATFADSVGIGAYRIDLHPSTGGDNYIDFSSLPFQIPLGALLPVRVDNLLPGGKNLGVTHVTNGAYRLHPVEWNIGEAAGALAAHCLRTGERPRAIRANAQRLADFQAKLRDQGLELEWPRLRPL, from the coding sequence ATGCGGCGTCGCGAGTTTCACCAATTGGCCGTCGCTGGCGCGTTCGCCTGTGCCGGCATCGTGCCGCGGCAAATCCTCGGAGCGGAGCGTGAGCTCGGGGCCGATCTGGCGATCGTCGGCGGCGGCGTAGGAGGTTGCGCTGCGGCGCTCGCTGCCGCGCGTGCCGGCCTGCGTGTCGTGATGACCGAGGAGACCGATTGGATTGGCGGACAATTGACGCAGCAGGCCGTGCCGCCGGACGAGCATCCGTGGATCGAGAGTTTCGGTTGCACGCGGTCCTACCGGCAATTTCGCGACTTCGTCCGCGACTACTATCGGCGCCATTACCCCCTGACTCCGGATGCTTACGCCCGCGTGCGGCTCAACCCTGGCAATGGCGGCGTTTCGCGGCTGTGCCACGAACCCCAGGTGGCGCTCGCTGTGTTGGAAGAGATGCTTGCGCCTCATGTCAGCAGTGGCCGATTGCGGATCCTGTTGAATCATGAGCCAATTTCGGCGGAGGTGGACGGCGATCGTGTACGGGCGATCCAGGTACGCGATCGTGATTCGGGAGACTTACGCACGCTCGTCGCCCCGTATTTTATTGACGCGACGGAGTTGGGGGATTTGCTGCCGTTGGCGAACGTCGAACATGTCGTCGGCGCCGAATCGCAAGCGGAAACCGGCGAACCGCACGCCGCCGCAACGGCCGATCCTCTCAACCAGCAGGCAATCACCTGTTGCTTCGCAATGGATTACCTCGACGGCGAAGACCACACGATTGAACGACCGGCCGAGTACGCGTTTTGGCGGGACTATTCGCCCGAGTTGCGACCGGCGTGGCCGGGCAAGCTGCTGAGCCTCGCCTGCTCCGATCCGAAGACGCTCGAAGTTCGCCGGACCGGTTTCAACCCTGCTGGGGACACAGATGGCATGAACTTCTGGGTCTATCGCCGCATCGCCGACCCCGTTAACTTCGCGGCCGGCACTTATGGCGGAGGCGTGACGCTCGTCAATTGGCCGATGAACGACTATTGGCTCGGGCCGCTCGTCGGCGTGCCGGCTAACGAACGCGCCAACCACATCCGCCGCGCGAAGCAATTGAGTCTGTCGCTCATTTACTGGCTGCAAACCGAAGCGCCCCGCCCGGATGGCGGAACTGGGTGGAAGGGATTGCGCTTGCGCGAGGACTTGGTCGGCACGAGTGATGGCTTGGCCAAGTATCCTTACATTCGCGAGTCGCGACGGATTCGCGCGGAATTCACGGCGCTCGAACAACACGTCGGCGCCGACGCCAGGATGAAAGAGACCGGCCTGCCGGCAGAGTCGGTGAGCGCGGCGACGTTCGCGGATTCGGTGGGAATCGGCGCGTATCGCATCGACCTGCACCCCAGCACCGGCGGCGACAACTACATCGATTTCAGTTCGTTGCCCTTCCAGATTCCGCTGGGCGCGCTGCTGCCAGTCCGCGTGGATAACCTGCTGCCTGGCGGCAAGAACTTGGGCGTAACGCATGTCACCAACGGGGCGTATCGCCTGCATCCCGTGGAATGGAACATCGGCGAAGCGGCGGGCGCCTTGGCTGCGCACTGCCTGCGCACTGGCGAACGTCCGCGCGCCATCCGCGCCAACGCTCAGCGTCTCGCGGATTTCCAAGCGAAGCTTCGCGATCAAGGCTTGGAACTGGAATGGCCGCGGCTGAGGCCGTTGTAA
- the tssE gene encoding type VI secretion system baseplate subunit TssE: protein MAKTAAEQGVTPSLLDRLIDPESAGTQSRRGYGIEQMVAVVRRDLEELLNTRLGTIHFPPEYPELQASPLTFGLPDFGSVKTASPQSRQAIGNSIEQIIERFEPRLVDVRVLLVSDPRGADQLAVRFQIEAKMRIAPFPDVSFETIMELTTGSASVRETR, encoded by the coding sequence ATGGCCAAAACCGCCGCGGAACAAGGCGTCACACCTTCGCTGCTCGATCGCCTGATCGACCCCGAATCCGCCGGCACGCAAAGCCGTCGCGGCTACGGCATTGAGCAAATGGTCGCGGTGGTGCGCCGTGATCTCGAGGAACTGCTCAACACGCGGCTCGGCACGATCCACTTTCCGCCCGAGTATCCGGAATTACAGGCCTCGCCGTTGACGTTCGGGCTGCCCGACTTTGGCTCCGTGAAGACGGCGTCGCCGCAAAGCCGCCAGGCGATCGGCAATTCCATCGAACAGATCATCGAACGCTTCGAGCCGCGACTGGTCGACGTCCGCGTCCTACTGGTCAGTGACCCGCGCGGCGCGGATCAACTCGCCGTCCGCTTTCAGATCGAAGCCAAGATGCGCATCGCACCATTTCCCGACGTCTCGTTCGAAACCATCATGGAACTAACGACCGGCTCGGCGTCTGTGAGAGAGACGAGGTGA